Within the Catalinimonas niigatensis genome, the region AGCTCAATAGGTTCCCTCTTAAAAACATAGTAGTAGTCTTTCTGTACTTTTTTGAAATCCAGGGCATATTCCTGAAGGAGTTCTGCCAGCTTTTTCTCCAGGTCTTCCTGCTCAGTCACTTGAATTTCCTTGCTTACAAACTTGTTTTCCAGGTCTTCTACCTGATAATAAAAGCTGACATGGTAGGTTTTCTCCAGCTCTTTAAGCACGACTGACAGGCTTCTTCCGCTTTGCTGATCGGTAGAAACAGCCTGCTGTTCAGAAGTGCTAAGAGCCAGGTGCTGGGCAGTCATCGTGTGAGGGCACAACGAACTGAGAATGATCACCCAGACCCCAAAGGCGAGGTAATACTGTTTTTTCATGGCATTGTATTTAGTAGTGTATGTTCGCTTAAAGCATGCCTACTTTCCTCAGGGCCCGTGAAGAGAGGGGGCAAAATTACTGATAGATGATCGTTTTTCCTTTTTTCTTCATAGTCGTATGGGTTACATTAGCAATCGCTTCCAACAATATGTCAATATTCTGCGTGGGAAAGGAGCCTCTTAAATTGATGAGTCCGGCATCTTTTGGATTTTCAAACTGAAGTACCAATCCATAATTATCTTTCAAGACGCTACTGATTTCTTCAAAAGAAGCTCCTTCCAGATGGATGATTCCTTCTTTCCAGGCGATATACTCATCGGCCCTGACCACTTTTTGATTGATCACCTCCTCCCCTTTCTTTACTTCTACCATTTCATCGGGCTGCATCAGCAAAGCATCCGTGCGTTCTTCTATATCCAGCTGAATGCTTCCCTTTTCCAGTACCACCTGGGTTTTTTCATTTCTATGCTTCACATTAAAGCGGGTTCCCAGCACCTGTATCGACAGATTGTCGGTATGAACTATAAACTTAATGGCTTGCTTAGTACCCTCTTCTGCCGTTGCATTCAGGTGTACCACATCAAAAAAACCTTCTCCCGACAGCCAGACTTCCCGCATTTTTTCCTCGCTTGACCGATACCTATACCTGAGCGCAGAGTTTCCATTCAATGTAACTTTGGTGCTATCCGGCAATACGATGGTTTTGATCTCTCCAAAAGCTGTGCTATGCTGTACCTCCCGGGGCTGTTGATCTAAAAAGCGATACACAAACCAGCTAAGGGCTAATAACATGACGACAGCAGCAGCAATGGCGGGCATGCCCGGTCTCAGTCTTTGTGTCCTGGATTGCCTATCCACTTCTGCTTCAGGCGCTTGGTCTGAATGTACCAGGTAGATAAGTTTTTGCCGCATTATTTCTTTTCTCTCCTCAGGCAGCTGGTATTTTTCTTCCTCCAGCAGAAGTAAATATTTTTTTGCCCGCTCCAGCACTTCAGTCTGGTCAGGATGATCATTGAGCCACCTCTGCCAGTGCAAAGCATATTCTTTTCCATCTGACAATACCCAGGCTTGAAAAGAGTCATCCAGCAGCAATGCTGCAAAAGTAGCTTGTTTGTCCATTATGGATTTTTATGACCTCTATTAACAAGAAGCAGCGGCAGGCAAAATCTACTGTGTACTGCTGAAAAAAAATTTCATATTTATGATTCATTTAATAAATATTCTAACACATTAAGAATAATGATAGCTGAAAGGATATTTCATTGACAATATGTCAACTTAAAAAGTAGTCGCTATGGAAAGAAAAAGGAGCGCCATGATCAAAAACAAATAAACATAACGGGAATGCTGTTCATCTTGCAGCGCCTTACTGAGCTTTTGAACAGCACTATGCAGAAGATTATATAAGGTCTGTTTTTTGATATCCATAATTTCGGCAATTTCTTCATGCGTTAGATTCTCGGCATACTTTAAAGCGATGGCTTCTTGTTCCTTAGGACTTAGATTAGCCAGTGATTTTTTTAATTTGGCTTTCAATGCCAATTCCTGTTCTGAACGAACCTGCCCGTTTAAGTAGTTTTCATGGTCCACATGAGTTGCCCGTGGATATTGATCTGTAAATGTGAGTCGTTTGTACTGAGATAGTTGCCTCAGTAGTTTTTGCCGAAACGCTTTCAACAGATATGCCTTTATTGAAGCCGGGACAATGAGTTTTTCTCTTTTGTACCAAAGTTCGGTGAGCAAATCCTGAATTGCATCTTCAACGATTTCGGTCTTGGCAGTAAATCTTTTACCGTAGCTGTATAGGGCATCCACATAATGATCATAGAGTTGGACCAATGCCAACCCATTGCCTTGTTTCATCTGTATCCAGATAGCCTGATCTTCGTTATGATGATGCACTATTTGTAAATTATTACCTTATTTATAGTAACAATACATCATTTGATACTAATTATCAAATTTTCATATTATTTTGGCTTGCCATTGAATTTATCTTAAGGAATCTTCCCTCTGAGAATAATCCCTTTTACAATGAAACGGCCTGGTTGATTAAAAAGGGAAATGACCGAATTATAGGCATCAGTCATTCCCCTTATCGTAAGTGCTACTATTTATTGAAAAACTTTAGGCTACTTAATTATTACTTCGCTGCTCCATCACCTCAAGATAAGCATTGAGAAACTTCTGATCGTTTTCATCACTGTCGCCATATTTTGTCCGCAACTCCTGGAGCTTGGCGTGCATCATCTCCTGTACTTCAGCATATTCAGGATCATCATAGACACTATTCATTTCATTGGGATCTTTTTCCAGATCATAGAGTTCCCATTCGTCAATGTCATAGTAGAAGTGAATCAGCTTATAGCGATCAGTAGCCACTCCATAGTGCCTCTTGACCATATGTACCGAGGGGTATTCATAATAGGTATAATACACCGCATCCCGCCATTCATCCGTTTCACCACTCAGCAGTTTTCTGAAAGATTCACCCTGCATCTCTTCAGGTATGTCAATGCCTACATAATCCAGGAACGTAGGGGCAAAATCAAGGTTTTGTACCAGTTTGTCTATGGTTGTTCCGGCTTCTATTTCTTTAGGATAACGGATCAGCAGAGGCGTACGAAAAGATTCTTCATACATAAAACGCTTGTCAAACCAGCCATGCTCCCCCAGATAGAAGCCCTGATCTGAAGTATACACTACGATGGTATTTTCTGCCAGTCCATTTTCCTCCAGATAATCCAGTACCTCTCCTACGCCATCATCTACCGATTTGATGGTACGCAGATAGTCCTTTATATAACGATTGTACTTCCACACCGCCACTTCTTTTTCCTTGGCTTCATCATTGGCAAAGGCTAACTCTCCGTTTGAGGCATAAGCTTCTTTAAAAGCTATGTTCTTCGGTTCATAGGCTGCCATCCACTGGTTTCTTTGTTCTTCGGTAAAACGTGCCAGTTCACGCGAAAAATCAGTACTGTCTCCATTGGGGTCTACCAGCATCTTAAAATCATGTCCCCACATGGCATGTCCGTCTATTTCCATCTCCTGCTCTTTGGCAGCCCTGCCT harbors:
- a CDS encoding FecR family protein, which codes for MDKQATFAALLLDDSFQAWVLSDGKEYALHWQRWLNDHPDQTEVLERAKKYLLLLEEEKYQLPEERKEIMRQKLIYLVHSDQAPEAEVDRQSRTQRLRPGMPAIAAAVVMLLALSWFVYRFLDQQPREVQHSTAFGEIKTIVLPDSTKVTLNGNSALRYRYRSSEEKMREVWLSGEGFFDVVHLNATAEEGTKQAIKFIVHTDNLSIQVLGTRFNVKHRNEKTQVVLEKGSIQLDIEERTDALLMQPDEMVEVKKGEEVINQKVVRADEYIAWKEGIIHLEGASFEEISSVLKDNYGLVLQFENPKDAGLINLRGSFPTQNIDILLEAIANVTHTTMKKKGKTIIYQ
- a CDS encoding RNA polymerase sigma factor produces the protein MHHHNEDQAIWIQMKQGNGLALVQLYDHYVDALYSYGKRFTAKTEIVEDAIQDLLTELWYKREKLIVPASIKAYLLKAFRQKLLRQLSQYKRLTFTDQYPRATHVDHENYLNGQVRSEQELALKAKLKKSLANLSPKEQEAIALKYAENLTHEEIAEIMDIKKQTLYNLLHSAVQKLSKALQDEQHSRYVYLFLIMALLFLSIATTF
- a CDS encoding sulfatase family protein; translation: MQSNKHHLRTMCIFLSVLLTSACSNNQQQTENDGPPNIIFIMSDDHAYQAISAYGHELNQTPNIDRIAQEGAIFTRATVTNSICAPSRAVMLTGKHSFVNGKVDNVQPFNWDQDNFPKMLQANGYQTAMIGKIHLDGLPQGFDYSMVLPGQGHYYNPDFLINGETQRIEGYVTDITTEYALKWLNEMRDKDKPFCLLYHQKAPHRNWQPAPEYLTLYDDTTFTPPLTYYDDDTDYAGRGRAAKEQEMEIDGHAMWGHDFKMLVDPNGDSTDFSRELARFTEEQRNQWMAAYEPKNIAFKEAYASNGELAFANDEAKEKEVAVWKYNRYIKDYLRTIKSVDDGVGEVLDYLEENGLAENTIVVYTSDQGFYLGEHGWFDKRFMYEESFRTPLLIRYPKEIEAGTTIDKLVQNLDFAPTFLDYVGIDIPEEMQGESFRKLLSGETDEWRDAVYYTYYEYPSVHMVKRHYGVATDRYKLIHFYYDIDEWELYDLEKDPNEMNSVYDDPEYAEVQEMMHAKLQELRTKYGDSDENDQKFLNAYLEVMEQRSNN